One segment of Zonotrichia albicollis isolate bZonAlb1 chromosome 4, bZonAlb1.hap1, whole genome shotgun sequence DNA contains the following:
- the LOC141728992 gene encoding uncharacterized protein LOC141728992 yields the protein MALLPVVALLALCPLLARADQPPVTVTVTAAIGEDACLPCGSQPWGDLRGVTLSCTHQAGGHLAVPVLSHRLGWHPPPPEPGWQPPVQPDSRFRGRVAFCASGTGDSGVSLLLRNLSDPDFGNYSCYAVSAAAPQLLCSLVLQPAVAEVPKAAEPDMFMVICVLTAAFTAVAIGVLVCARCQGHCWGRPARGPAQEPAAIAAGEEGEVALGDIKSASA from the exons ACCAGCCTCCTGTCACCGTGACGGTGACAGCGGCCATCGGCGAGGACGCCTGCCTGCCCTGCGGCTCGCAGCCCTGGGGTGACCTGCGCGGGGTCACCCTCAGCTGCACCCACCAGGCCGGCGGCCACCTCGCTGTCCCCGTGCTCAGCCACCGCCTGGGCTGGCACCCACCGCCCCCCGAGCCGGGCTGGCAGCCGCCCGTGCAGCCCGACAGCCGCTTCAGGGGCAGGGTGGCCTTCTGCGcctcggggacaggggacagcggCGTGTCGCTGCTGCTGAGGAACCTCAGCGATCCCGATTTCGGGAATTATTCCTGCTACGCCGTCAGTGCTGCCGCCCCGCAGCTCCTGtgctccctggtgctgcagcccgCGGTGGCAG AGGTCCCCAAGGCCGCGGAGCCGGACATGTTCATGGTGATCTGTGTCCTCACGGCCGCCTTCACCGCGGTGGCCATCGGGGTGCTGGTGTGTGCCCGCTGCCAGGGCCACTGCTGGGGGCGCCCAG CGCGGGGCCCAGCCCAGGAGCCCGCAGCCATTGCTGCAGGGGAAGAAGGAGAGGTGGCCTTGGGTGACATCAAGAGTGCCAGCGCCTGA
- the SMO gene encoding protein smoothened, with product MWPGRGGRRWALALALALALGGRCPAAPNASAGPPRCRRPAPCERLRFGACLGSALPYAATSTLLATDSASQEEAHGKLLLWSGLRNAPRCWDVIQPLLCAVYMPKCEDGQVELPSQTLCQATRAPCTIVERERGWPDFLKCTTDRFPEGCPNEVQNIKFNSSGQCEAPLVRTDNPKSWYEDVEGCGIQCQNPLFTEKEHREMHVYIAAFSSVTIFCTFFTLATFVADWRNSNRYPAVILFYVNACFFVGSIGWLAQFMDGARDEIVCRADGTMRLGEPTSNETLSCVIIFVIVYYSLMSGVIWFVMLTYAWHTSFKALGTTYQPLLGKTSYFHLITWSIPFVLTVAILAVAQVDGDSVSGICFVGYKNYRYRAGFVLAPIGLVLIVGGYFLIRGVMTLFSIKSNHPGLLSEKAASKINETMLRLGIFGFLAFGFVFITFGCHFYDFFNQAEWERSFREYVLCEANVTIATQTNKPIPDCEIKNRPSLLVEKINLFAMFGTGVSMSTWVWTKATLLIWKRTWCRLTGQSDDQPKRIKKSKMIAKAFSKRKELLRDPGRELSFSMHTVSHDGPVAGLAFNINEPSADVSSAWAQHVTKMVARRGAILPQDISVTPVATPVPPEERANLWVVEADVSPELQKRSGRKKKRRKKKKEVTPDPERCPGHPAMPSSVPRLPRLPAQPCLVAFAPDVLPAVQPDATFPGAAWDGRGRRANVLHVISNPFCPESGATEPEGWHHHRHHGGALWAPQPGPLCHPGAPRTQGCRAGLAPIHSRTNLVDAELLEPDSDF from the exons ATGTGGCCGGGCCGCGGCGGGCGGCGTTGGGCGCTGGCGCTGGCCCTGGCGCTGGCCCTGGGCGGGCGCTGCCCCGCCGCCCCCAACGCCTCGGCCGGGCCCCCGCGCTGCCGCCGTCCCGCGCCCTGCGAGCGGCTCCGCTTCGGCGCCTGCCTGGGCTCCGCGCTGCCCTACGCCGCCACCTCCACGCTGCTGGCCACCGACTCCGCCTCGCAGGAGGAGGCGCACgggaagctgctgctctggtcCG GCCTGCGCAATGCCCCGCGCTGCTGGGACGTCATCCAGCCCCTGCTGTGCGCTGTGTACATGCCCAAGTGCGAGGAtgggcaggtggagctgcccAGCCAGACCCTGTGCCAGGCCACGCGGGCACCCTGCACCATCGTGGAGCGCGAGCGCGGCTGGCCCGACTTCCTCAAGTGCACCACGGACCGATTCCCCGAGGGCTGCCCG AACGAGGTGCAGAACATCAAGTTCAACAGCTCGGGGCAGTGCGAGGCGCCGCTGGTGAGGACGGACAACCCCAAGAGCTGGTACGAGGATGTGGAGGGCTGCGGCATCCAGTGCCAGAACCCGCTGTTCACCGAGAAGGAGCACCGCGAGATGCACGTCTACATCGCCGCCTTCAGCTCCGTCACCATCTTCTGCACCTTCTTCACCCTG GCCACGTTTGTTGCTGACTGGAGGAACTCCAACCGCTACCCCGCCGTCATCCTGTTCTACGTCAACGCCTGCTTCTTCGTGGGCAGCATTGGTTGGCTGGCACAGTTCATGGACGGCGCCCGCGACGAGATCGTGTGCCGGGCCGATGGCACCATGCGGCTGGGCGAGCCCAC CTCCAACGAGACGCTGTCCTGCGTCATCATCTTTGTCATCGTGTACTACTCGCTGATGTCGGGTGTCATCTGGTTTGTCATGCTCACCTATGCCTGGCACACGTCCTTCAAGGCCCTGGGCACCACCTACCAGCCGCTGCTGGGCAAGACCTCCTACTTCCACCTCATCACCTGGTCCATCCCCTTCGTGCTCACCGTGGCCATCCTGGCCGTGGCGCAG gtgGACGGTGACTCTGTCAGTGGCATCTGCTTCGTGGGCTACAAGAACTACCGCTACCGAGCCGGCTTCGTGCTGGCCCCCATCGGGCTCGTGCTCATCGTGGGGGGCTATTTCCTCATCAGGG GGGTCATGACGCTCTTCTCCATCAAGAGCAACCACCCCGGGCTGCTGAGCGAGAAGGCGGCCAGCAAGATCAACGAGACCATGCTGCGCCTGG GCATTTTTGGCTTCTTGGCCTTTGGCTTCGTCTTCATCACCTTTGGCTGCCACTTCTATGACTTCTTCAACCAGGCCGAGTGGGAGCGCAGCTTCCGGGAATACGTCCT GTGTGAGGCCAACGTGACCATCGCCACGCAGACCAACAAGCCCATCCCCGACTGCGAGATCAAGAACCGGCCGAGCCTGCTGGTGGAGAAGATCAACCTCTTCGCCATGTTCGGCACCGGCGTCTCCATGAGCACCTGGGTCTGGACCAAGGCCACCCTGCTCATCTGGAAGCGCACCTGGTGCAG GCTGACGGGGCAGAGCGATGACCAGCCCAAGAGGATCAAGAAGAGCAAGATGATCGCCAAGGCCTTCTCCAAGCGCAAGGAGCTGCTGCGCGACCCGGGCCGGGAGCTGTCCTTCAGCATGCACACCGTGTCCCACGACGGCCCCGTGG ccggCTTGGCGTTCAACATCAATGAGCCATCGGCCGACGTGTCCTCGGCGTGGGCCCAGCACGTCACCAAGATGGTGGCCAGGAGAGGGGCCATCCTGCCCCAGGACATCTCCGTGACACCCGTGGCGACACCTG tgccaccagaggAGAGGGCCAACCTGTGGGTGGTGGAGGCCGACGTGTCCCCGGAGCTGCAGAAGCGCAGCGGCCGCAAGAAGAAgcggaggaagaagaagaaggaggtgACCCCAGACCCCGAGCGCTGCCCGGGGCACCCGGCCATGCCCAGCTCCGTCCCTCGCCTGCCCCGCCTGCccgcccagccctgcctggtggCCTTTGCCCCCGATGTTCTGCCAGCCGTCCAGCCCGATGCCACCTTCCCCGGGGCCGCGTGGGACGGGCGCGGGCGCAGGGCCAACGTGCTGCACGTCATCAGCAACCCCTTCTGCCCCGAGAGCGGTGCCACCGAACCCGAGGGCTGGCACCACCACCGCCACCATGGGGGCGCCCTGtgggccccccagcccggccccctgtgccaccccggGGCCCCCAGGACTCAGGGCtgccgggcagggctggcccccATCCACTCCCGGACCAACCTGGTGGACGcggagctgctggagcccgaCTCGGACTTTTGA
- the TSPAN33 gene encoding tetraspanin-33 isoform X1, whose translation MGRQNEGDPANERAGRGAGPGAGLGGARRGAKRGPVRFGSARLRSAPLGHGEAGGAPRRAPRGRFLLREPGGQMISMVMVAVGVYARLLKHAEAAMACLAVDPAILLIVVGVLTFLITFCGCVGSLRENICLLQVFSVCLTIIFLLQLAAGALGFVFSDKAREKVSELINGAIVHYRDDLDLQNLIDFGQKEFSCCGGVSYKDWSQNMYFNCTATNPSRERCSVPFSCCLHDADQAVINTMCGHGMQARSYLEASAFIHTNGCIDKLVNWTHSNLFLLGGVALGLALPQLVGIVLARLLINQIRDQIKLQLYNQQHRADPWS comes from the exons ATGGGAAGGCAGAACGAGGGAGATCCAGCCAATGAACGGGCGGGAAGGGGAGCGGGACCGGGGGCGGGGCTCGGTGGCGCTCGCCGCGGGGCGAAACGGGGACCGGTCCGGTTCGGCTCCGCTCGGCTCCGTTCGGCCCCGCTCGGCCATGGCGAAGCGGGCGGCGCTCCCCGCCGCGCCCCTCGGGGACGATTTCTCCTTCGTGAGCCCGGTGGCCAA ATGATCTCCATGGTGATGGTGGCCGTGGGGGTGTACGCCCGGCTGCTGAAGCACGCAG AGGCGGCCATGGCGTGCCTGGCAGTGGACCCTGCCATCCTCCTCATCGTGGTGGGCGTCCTCACCTTCCTCATCACCTTCTGCGGCTGCGTGGGCTCCCTGCGGGAGAACAtctgcctgctgcaggtg TTCTCCGTCTGCCTGACCATCatcttcctcctgcagctggcgGCCGGCGCGCTGGGCTTTGTGTTCTCTGATAAG GCCCGTGAGAAGGTCAGCGAGCTCATCAACGGGGCCATCGTGCATTACCGGGATGACCTGGACCTGCAGAACCTCATCGATTTCGGGCAGAAGGAG TTCAGCTGCTGTGGGGGTGTCTCCTACAAGGACTGGTCCCAGAACATGTACTTCAACTGCACGGCCACCAACCCCAGCCGCGAGCGCTGCTCCGtgcccttctcctgctgcctgcacgATGCTGACCAG gctgtcaTCAACACCATGTGTGGCCACGGCATGCAGGCCAGGAGCTACCTGGAGGCCAGTGCCTTCATCCACACCAACGGCTGCATCGACAAGCTGGTCAACTGGACCCACAGCAACCTCTTCCTGCTGGGGGGCGTCGCcctggggctggccctgccccag CTGGTGGGCATCGTCCTGGCACGGCTCCTCATCAACCAGATCCGCGATCAGATCAAGCTGCAGCTCTACAACCAGCAGCACCGGGCAGACCCCTGGTCCTGA
- the TSPAN33 gene encoding tetraspanin-33 isoform X2 gives MAKRAALPAAPLGDDFSFVSPVAKYVLFFFNLLFWMISMVMVAVGVYARLLKHAEAAMACLAVDPAILLIVVGVLTFLITFCGCVGSLRENICLLQVFSVCLTIIFLLQLAAGALGFVFSDKAREKVSELINGAIVHYRDDLDLQNLIDFGQKEFSCCGGVSYKDWSQNMYFNCTATNPSRERCSVPFSCCLHDADQAVINTMCGHGMQARSYLEASAFIHTNGCIDKLVNWTHSNLFLLGGVALGLALPQLVGIVLARLLINQIRDQIKLQLYNQQHRADPWS, from the exons ATGGCGAAGCGGGCGGCGCTCCCCGCCGCGCCCCTCGGGGACGATTTCTCCTTCGTGAGCCCGGTGGCCAAGTACGTGCTGTTCTTCTTCAACCTGCTCTTCTGG ATGATCTCCATGGTGATGGTGGCCGTGGGGGTGTACGCCCGGCTGCTGAAGCACGCAG AGGCGGCCATGGCGTGCCTGGCAGTGGACCCTGCCATCCTCCTCATCGTGGTGGGCGTCCTCACCTTCCTCATCACCTTCTGCGGCTGCGTGGGCTCCCTGCGGGAGAACAtctgcctgctgcaggtg TTCTCCGTCTGCCTGACCATCatcttcctcctgcagctggcgGCCGGCGCGCTGGGCTTTGTGTTCTCTGATAAG GCCCGTGAGAAGGTCAGCGAGCTCATCAACGGGGCCATCGTGCATTACCGGGATGACCTGGACCTGCAGAACCTCATCGATTTCGGGCAGAAGGAG TTCAGCTGCTGTGGGGGTGTCTCCTACAAGGACTGGTCCCAGAACATGTACTTCAACTGCACGGCCACCAACCCCAGCCGCGAGCGCTGCTCCGtgcccttctcctgctgcctgcacgATGCTGACCAG gctgtcaTCAACACCATGTGTGGCCACGGCATGCAGGCCAGGAGCTACCTGGAGGCCAGTGCCTTCATCCACACCAACGGCTGCATCGACAAGCTGGTCAACTGGACCCACAGCAACCTCTTCCTGCTGGGGGGCGTCGCcctggggctggccctgccccag CTGGTGGGCATCGTCCTGGCACGGCTCCTCATCAACCAGATCCGCGATCAGATCAAGCTGCAGCTCTACAACCAGCAGCACCGGGCAGACCCCTGGTCCTGA